A genomic window from Chloroflexia bacterium SDU3-3 includes:
- a CDS encoding response regulator — protein MPLFDDGWGDMHLIVHRQEEQRPGMNPYILIIDADAQAAKITGAVISQIASTVDLKIASNIQDGWSLMQQRWPDLLLIDPSQHQSHALKLIQRIKTVNPATRVVVIASIPTPALRRRMSDLAVELYFEKPLLLPLCEGELRALMHTGEPDAPSAMAVSIAR, from the coding sequence TTGCCATTGTTTGACGATGGTTGGGGCGATATGCACCTAATCGTTCATCGTCAGGAAGAGCAGCGACCAGGGATGAACCCATATATCCTGATAATCGACGCCGACGCTCAGGCGGCGAAGATAACCGGCGCAGTGATATCCCAGATTGCGTCAACTGTGGATCTGAAGATAGCGTCGAACATCCAGGACGGCTGGTCGCTGATGCAGCAACGCTGGCCCGACCTGCTGTTGATCGACCCGTCTCAGCACCAATCTCATGCGCTGAAGCTTATTCAGCGGATCAAGACAGTGAATCCGGCCACCCGCGTTGTGGTGATCGCCTCGATCCCCACTCCGGCGCTGCGTCGGCGGATGAGCGATCTCGCGGTGGAGCTGTATTTTGAGAAGCCCCTGCTGCTGCCCCTGTGCGAGGGCGAGCTGCGGGCGCTCATGCACACCGGCGAGCCAGACGCGCCGAGCGCGATGGCGGTGTCGATCGCTCGGTAA
- a CDS encoding MBL fold metallo-hydrolase: MSILELRSRSVGPWPMNTYALVCPETRQSALIDPGADPEALMRLLSGTTPTLIVLTHTHPDHVGALGEMRRRLGVPVLSRRGPYIRDVAPDQLVLHGERIAIGSGAVAVHETPGHTEDMICLAVEGGDDVIVGDTIFSGGPGRTWSTEGFQTTLRTLRQVVLAWPDTARCHPGHGEPFTLGDRRAEIEKFLSRDYGRFFGDATWRGPMA; this comes from the coding sequence ATGAGCATCCTTGAACTTCGCAGCAGATCCGTCGGCCCCTGGCCGATGAACACCTACGCCCTGGTCTGCCCCGAGACCCGCCAGAGCGCGCTGATCGACCCTGGGGCCGACCCCGAGGCGCTCATGCGGCTGCTGAGCGGCACCACGCCCACCCTGATCGTGCTGACCCACACCCACCCCGACCACGTGGGCGCGCTGGGCGAGATGCGCCGCCGCCTCGGTGTGCCGGTGCTCTCGCGGCGCGGCCCCTACATCCGCGATGTCGCGCCCGACCAGCTGGTGCTGCACGGCGAGCGGATCGCCATCGGCAGCGGGGCGGTGGCGGTGCACGAGACGCCGGGCCACACCGAGGACATGATCTGCCTGGCGGTCGAGGGTGGCGATGATGTGATCGTGGGCGACACCATCTTCAGCGGGGGGCCGGGGCGCACATGGTCCACCGAGGGCTTCCAGACCACCCTGCGCACCCTGCGGCAGGTGGTGCTGGCCTGGCCCGACACTGCGCGCTGCCACCCTGGCCACGGCGAGCCGTTCACGCTGGGCGACAGGCGCGCCGAGATCGAGAAGTTCCTCTCGCGCGACTACGGACGTTTCTTCGGCGATGCCACATGGCGCGGCCCAATGGCATAG